The Anaeromyxobacter diazotrophicus genome includes the window CCGCTCGGCGGTGCTCTTCGGCGCCGTCGGCGCGGCCGGCAGCGCGCTCATCGCCTTCCTGCCGGCGCTCGCCCCCGGGCACGCCGCGCTCGGGATGATGGCGGGCCGCTTCGTGCTCGGCGTCGGCTCGGAGTGCTTCATCGTCGCGGCCACCACCGTGGTCGGCCGCTGGTTCAAGGGGCGCGAGATCTCCTTCGCGCTCGCCCTTCAGCTCCTCATCGCGCGCCTCGGCTCCTACGCCGCCGACTGGTCTCCCAACCTGCGCGCGCTCTTCACCTCCTGGCAGCCGCCGCTCCTCCTCGCGGCGGCGCTCGGGGGCGTCTGGCTCGCCCTGGCGATCGTCTACGCGGCGCTCGAGCTCCACGCGGCGCGCCGCTACGGCACCGCGCGCGCGGGCGCGACCGACAAGCTCGTCCTCGCCGACCTGGTCCGCTTCGACCGCGCGTACTGGTGGGTGGTCGGCCTGTGCGTCGCGTTCTACGCCACCATCTTCCCGTTCCGCACCTTCGCGAACCTGTTCCTCACCGACTACCACGGCGTCTCGAACGAGACCGCCGGCAGCCTGAAGAGCGTCCTGCCGCTGCTCTCCATGATCGGCATGCCCATCTTCGGCTTCGTCGCCGACCGGATCGGGAAGCGCGCGCTGCTCATGGCGGTCGGGTCGGCGCTGCTCGTGCCGCCCTTCCTGCTCATGGCCTACACGCACCTCCCGCTCCAGCTCTCGATGGCGCTGCTCGGGCTGGCCTTCGCGCTGGTGCCGGCGGTGCTGTGGCCGGCCGTGACCTACCTCGTCCCGGACGCGCGGCTCGGCTCGGCCTACGCGCTCATGACCTTCTGCCAGCAGGTGGGCTGGGCGGCCATGAGCTGGGGGCTGGGCCGGGTGAAGGACGCCGGCGGCGCGAGCGCGGCTCACCCGGCGGGCTGGCTGCCGGTGATGTGGATGCTGGCGGCGCTCGCCTGCGCCGGGTTCGCCTTCTCCTTCCTGCTCTGGCGCTCCGAGCGCGGCGGCCGCGGGCACGGCCTCGAGCGCGCGCAGGTGCGCCCCGAAGCGGCCTGAGGGGCAGGCGCCCGTCGCCCGGGCCCTCCCGCGGGCGTTTGCCTTTTCGATCCCGCTTCCGTATGCTGCCGATATCTCAGGCAAGATCTCGGGATCATTCGGCGATCCCGGACGAGGCGCAGGGTCGTGGCGGGGCGTGGGCGCAGGGAGGTCGGGTGAGCGGGAGTCCCGAGGAGCTGCTCAGGAGCGCGCTCGAGAAGGTCATCTTCTTCGAGTGCCGGGTGGCGAGCCTCGAGCATGAGCTCGAGTCGGCGCGCGCCGCGGCGGCGCGCGCCCGGGACGAGGCCGGCGCGGCGCGGCGGCGCGAGGGCGAGCTGGAGGCGCAGCTCGCGCAGCTCAAGGGCGCGCAGGCGGCGGGCGCGGCGCAGAGCGGCGAGCTGGCCGAGCGCGTGCGGCTGCTCGAGGCGGAGCGCGAGCGGTTCCTCTCCGGCATGGTCGAGAGCGCGCGGGTCGCGGGCGCGCCCGCCGGCGAGGACGACGACGCCGGCAGCGCCTCCGAGCTGGCCGGCTTCATCGCGGAGCTGCGGGCGGAGATCGAGGCCCTGCGCGCGTGGAAGCGCGAGGCGGAGGCGCGGGGGTACGCGCCGGGCGAGGCCGCGAGCGCGGATTCGAACGCGACCGCGACCTCGACCTCGACCTCGACCTCGACCTCGACCTCGACCGCGAACGCGAACGCGAACGCGAACGCGGCGCCGCGGACCGGGCAGCCTTCGCCGGCCGGCGCGGGGGCGGGGCGCGGCGCCGTGGCCCTCCCAGCGATGGCGACCGCGTTCGAGCAGTCCGGCCGCATCACCGTCTCCGCCGCCGACGCGCGCGCGCTGCCGCGCTTCTCCACCCGCTCCGAGCGCGCGCTCTACGAGTCCTGCCTCGACGACCTCGGCTCGCGCGAGCCGGGGACCCGCCGCCGCGCCGCGGACGGCCTGCGCGCGCTCGGCTCGCGGGGCGCCGCGCCGCTGGTGGCCGCCGCGCTCGGGCGCGAGGCCGACGCCGAGGTGAAGGCCTCGCTCCTGGCCGCGCTCGGCGCCCTGGCCGAGGCGAGCGCCTCGGACCTCGCGGTCCGCGAGCTCGCCGACCCGCGCCCGGCGGTGCGGGCGGCCGCCCTCGACGCGGTGAGCGCGCTCGCCGGTCCGCAGGCGGTCCCGGCGCTCTCCGGCGCGCTCGCCGACGCGAGCCCGCTCGTGCGGCGCCGCGCGGTGGTGCTGCTCGGCTTCGCGCGCGGCGAGCCGGCCGACGACGCGCTCGCCGGCGCGCTCGCCGACCGCGACGCCGGCGTCGCCCGCGCCGCCGCCTCGGCGCTGGCGGGCCGCCCCAGCGCCCGGGCCCAGGGCGCGCTCGCCCGCGCGCTCGAGCACCGGGAGCCCGCGGTGCGCCGCGCGGCGGCCCTCGCCACCGGCCGCTGGTCGGGCGAGGCGGTCGACCCCGCCGCCCCCGAGGCGGAGCGCCGCCGCGCAGCCCGGCGCATCAGCGAGAAGCTGCTCGAGGTGGACGGCGAGGCGCTGCGGAGCGCGGTGACGAAGGTCGCCGCGGCTGTGGCCCACGCTCCCCGTCCCGCTCCCCCGGTGGGGGAGAGGGAGCCGATCCTCGCTGCGCCGGCTGCCCGCCGCGGTCCGCGCGCTCCATCCGCCTCTCCCGCGCAGGGAGAGCCTCGCGTCCCTGCTCGCGCACCCTCGCAGGGAGAGGGCGTGCGCCATGCGCTCGCCGCGGCGGCCGCGATGAAGTCGGCGGTGGCCGTCGCCGCGCCGGAGGAGCGCGCGCCGCTCGCCGCGGCCGCGCTGGCCGAGGTGCGCGCGGCGCTGCGGGGCCGGACCGCCGAGGAGCTGTCGGCCGCGCTCGGCGCGGAGCGCCTCACGATCGAATCCACCCTGCGCGCGCTCGTGACGCAAGGGCGGCTGGTGGCGCGCGGGCCGCGCTTCTTCATGAGCTAGGAGAGGCGCCATGGAGAACATCCGCTACTCGCAGAAGCGCCTCGCCGAGATCCTCGGCGTCCCCGCCAAGCAGGTCGCCGAGGCGCTCGGCAAGCGCGACGGCTACGGCCCCGCCGAGCTGGCCGACGCGCGGCAGAAGCTCCGCCGCGTCCCGGCCCCCCGCGCGCGCCGGGTCCAGCTCTTCCTCAACTTCAAGGGCGGCACCGGCAAGACCAGCCTCTCCTCCTCCTACGCCTACCGCCTGGCCGAGCGCGGCCACCGCGTGCTCATGATCGACCTCGACAGCCAGGGGCACGCCACGAAGTGCCTCGGCAAGGAGGGGGCGAGCTTCCCGCGCACGCTGCACGACGTGCTCATCCGCAAGGCGCCGGTGGACGAGGTGACCATCGCCACCGGGATGCCCGGGCTCTCGCTCGTCCCGTCGAACCTCGCCATGAGCACCATCGACCTCGCGCTCATGCCGCTCGCCGGGCGCGAGTTCCGGCTGCGCAAGGCGCTGGAGGAGGTGCAGGCGAAGTACGACTTCGTGGTGATGGACGCGCCGCCGTCGTTCGGGCTCCTCAACCTGAACGCGCTCATGGCGGCCGACGACCTCGTCATCCCGGTGCTGGCCGACTTCCTCTCCTACGACGGGCTCCGGCTGCTCTTCGAGACCGTGCAGGGGCTGGAGGACGACCTCTCGCACCAGCTCGAGCACATCTTCATCGTGGTGAACGCCTTCAACCAGACCTTCAAGATCGCGCGCGAGGCGCTCGGCGCGCTCCGCGAGCACTACGCCGACTACGTGCTCGAGAGCGTGGTGCGCCAGTGCACCAAGTTCGCGCAGGCGTCGAGCGAGGGCTGCCCCATCTTCGCCTTCGACGCGGAGTCGAAGGGGGCGACCGACCTGGAGGCGGTCCTGGACGAGATCCAGGCCCGGGTGAGCGCGACGGCCAAGGCCGGCGCGGCGGGAGCGAGCCGATGAGGAAGGCCTTCGACGCGAACGTCCCCAAGTTCCGGCCGCGGCTCAAGACCGCGGTCGCGCCCGCGGGCGAGGCGGGGACCGCGGCCGAGACCGCGGCGCCGGCGGCGGAGGTGACCGCGGCCCCTCTCCCCGGCCCTCTCCCCGCTGCGCGGGGCGAGGGAGACCTCGGCGAGGTCGCTCACCCTTCCTCCACCCGCAAGGGCGAGGGAGACCTCAGCCCTGAAGACCGCACCCCTGAGAATCCCCCCTCTCCCCCCGCGGGGGAGAGGGCCGGGAGAGGGGGCAGCACCACGCGTGAACCCGCGCCCCCCGCGCAACCGGCGCTCGCCTTCTCGGAGCCCCCCGACGTCGAGTCGCGCCGCGAGCGGCTCCTCGCCGTGAAGCGCAAGGTGGCGGCGGCGGTCCGGCCGGCGCCCCCCATGCCGGCGCTGCCGGAGACCCCGGCCCGCGCCGGGGAGAGCGCGCTCCTGCTGGTGAAGGACTTCGAGGCGCAGCTCACCCGCGCCCGCGAGGTGGAGACGGCCCTGCGCGCCGACCTCGACGACGCCCGCGCCGAGCTGGCGCGGGGCGCCAGCGAGGGGCGCCGCGCGGTGGAGCGGCTGGCCGCGGTCGAGCAGCAGCTCGAGGAGAAGCGCTCCGTCCTCGCGGAGATGCTGGACGAGCTGAGCGCGCTGGAGGAGGAGCGCGACGGCGCGGTGGCCCGGGCGCAGGCGCTCTCGGCGCTCGACGAGGAGCGGCAGGCGCTGCTCGACGCCGTCACCGCCCGCGCCGAGCAGGCGGAGCGGGCGCGCGCCGAGGGCGAGGCCGAGCTCGGCCGGCTCGGGGCGGAGCTCGACGAGCGCGCCGCCGACCTGGCGCGCCTGCGCGCGGCGCTGGCGCAGGTGACGCGCGAGCGGGACGACCTCTCGCGCGAGCTGGGCGAGGCGCGCCGCGAGCGCGACGAGCTCGCCGAGGCGCGGCGCGCGCTGGAGCAGGTGCACGAGGCGCTCGCCACCGCGCGGGCGCGGCTGGGGTAGCGTCCACCCGGCAGCGACCTGGATGGCTGAAATTCCGGGCGGTTGAGCGGGGTGCCGCGCCACCCGCCGCGCGCGGGGCGCCGGGCGCTGGATACACTGTAGGTCATCACCGTGCATTGACACTTTGTCGCACGCCTCTCTACGCTGCGTGGAGAGGTTCGCGCATGCGCCAAGTTGCGACGAGGGGACCGACGTACCGCCGCCGACCTGGGTCGGCGCGACCTGCGGCGGAACGGCGCGCCTCATGAGCCGCGCCCCGCTCTTCGAAGGCCTGACCGAGGTGCGGGGCACGCTCGGCGCGGATCTGCGCGGGCAGCTCACCGCGCCGATCACCGGCGACGCCGGGCTGACCCGGGAGCACGCGGGCGCCATGGCCATCGCCCTCGCCGAGCTGGGGGCGCTGGGCGAGACCGCGGGCCTCGGCCAGCTCGAGCTCGTCGTCGCCGGGGCGCCCACGCGGCAGCTCGTGGCGGCGCCCCGCGCCGGCGCGTTCCTGATGGTGGCGGTCGATCCCGCCAAGCCCACCTCGCGGGTGGAGAAGGCGCTGCGGGACGGGTCGCCCGCGCCGGCCTCCGGCCCGGCCTCCTCCGCGCCGCCGCCGCTCCCGGTCGCGCCCGCGCAGCGCGATCCCTGGGCCGCCCTGCGCCTCGCCCTCGCGCGCGGGCAGCTCGCCGAGGCGGCCGCCTGCCAGCGCGACCTGGGCCAGGCGCCGCCGGGGGCCGGCGCCGAGCCGCTCGAGCCGGCCGAGCGCGAGCGCGCGCTGGCCACCCTCCTCGACGCAGTCGCGACCGCCCAGGCGGGCGACGTGGTCGGCTGCGCGCGCAAGCTGCAGGATCTGGCGCGCCCGGCGCAGGCGAACCTCTCCTTGCGCTGGGCCGCCCACCACTGGACCGGGCGCGCCGCGCTGCAGGGCGGCAGCCTCGACGCCGCCCGGACCCACGCCAAGGAGGCGCTGACGCTGTCGCGCCAGCTCGACGGCGCCGCCAAGGCGGTGAGCCAGTGGTTCGCCGGGGAGCTGCTGTCGCGGAGCGCCGACGCGAGCCAGGGGCTGCGCTGGCTGGCCGAGGCGCGGGCCGCGTTCGCGCGGCTGGGCGAGGGCTGGGCCGTCGCGCGCACCTGGCTGGCCGAGGCGCGCATCCACGCCGCGGGCCACGACGAGGCGAGCGCGGCCGGGGCGGCGCGGCGCGCGCTCGAGGCGGACGCCACCTTCGAGGAGCCGGCGCTGTTCCTCGCGCGCCGCGCCCTCGCCCGGGGAGACCTGGCCGCTGCCGAGCTGGAGCTCCCGCCGCAGGGGAGCGTGGCGGCCGGCTGCGCCCGCGCGCTCCTCGACGTCGTGCGCGCGGGCCAGGTCACGCAGGCCGAGGTGACCGAGCTCGTCCACCAGGAGGAGCTCCCGCCTTCGGCCGCCACCCTGCACGCGCTGGAGCGGCTCGCCAACGCAGCCCCCACCTTCGCCCAGGCGCGCGCGGCGCTCGGGTGGGCGCTCCTGCGCAGGGGGAAGTACGCCGAGGCGAGCGTGGTGCTCCGGGTGCTCCTCGGTCAGCAGCTCGCGCCGGCGGTGCGCGCCTCGGTGGAGGCGGCCCTCGCCTGCGCCACCCGCGCCCTGCCCGCCCCCGAGGGCGTGCCGGTGCTGGCGCGGAGCGCCCCGGCCACTCCCGCGCCGGCCCCCACCCCGCGGCCGGGGGCGGTCTTCTCCGGCCAGCTCAGCGTCTTCGCGCTCCCCGACCTGCTCGAGTTCCTCCGCGCCGGGAAGCGCACCGGGCTCCTCACCTTCAGCGGCGCGGCCGGGCTGGGCTCCTTGCGCTTCAACGCCGGCCGGATCACCGGGGCGAGCTCGCCCGCGGCGCCCGGGCTGGGGCAGCTCCTCGTGCAGGAGCGGAAGGTCACCCCGCTCACGCTCCGCGCGGCCGCCTCCGCGCAGGACGACTCCGACGAGGCGCTCGGCGCGCGGCTGGTGCGCGACGGCGCGGTGCCCGTCGCCGCGGTCGAGGACGCGCTCCGGCGCGGCGTCGAGCTCGCGGTGCGCGAGCTGGTCGGGTGGAAGGAGGGCGAGTTCGCCTTCGAGGAGACCGCGCCCGCGCCGCCGGCGCGGCCCGGCGTCGAGCTGGATCCCCAGGGCGTGCTCCTCAACATCTTCAAGGAGCTGGACGAGTCGAGCCGGCCCGCCGCCGCTCGCCAGCCCTGACCGCGACCGATGCCCGACGCCAACGCCCGCGAGCCCTCGGACCTCGCCAAGCTGGTCGGCACCCGGCTCGGGAACTACCGGCTGGAGCGCCTGGTCGGGCGCGGGCGCATGGGCGCGGTGTACCTCGCGCAGGACGAGGCGCTCCTGCGGCCCACCGCCGTGAAGGTCCTCGCCTGGAGCGCCGCCGAGGCGCGCGGCCACGATCCGGTGAAGTGGTTCCTGGCCGAGGCGCGGCTGGTGGCCCGCATCAACCACCCGCGCGTGGTGCAGATCTACGGCGCGGCCCGGCAGGGCGACCGCTGCTACATCGCGATGGAGTACGTCGCCGGCGCCTCCGCGGAGGCGCTGGTGGCCGAGTGCGGGGCGCTCCCGCCCGCCCGCGCGACCGACCTCCTCGTCCAGGCGGCGGCGGCGCTGGAGGCGGCCCACCGCTGCGGCGTGGTCCACCGCGACGTGAAGCCGGCCAACCTCCTCATCGGCCCCGAGGGGTCGGTGAAGCTGGGCGACTTCGGGATGGCGCTCGGCTCGGCCGGCATCCGCACCGCGCACGCGCACCTCAGGGTCGGGACGCCGTACTACACCGCGCCCGAGATCTGGCGGGGCGAGGCGGCCACGCCCGCGTCGGACCTCTACTCGCTCGGCGCGACCTACTTCCAGCTCCTCACCGGCCGGCCGCCGTACCCCGCCCACGACGTGGCGGCGGTGGAGCAGGCGCACCTCGGCGCGGCGGTGCCGGATCCGCGCGAGCTCGTCCCGGGCCTGCCCGCCGCGTGCGCCGCGCTCGCGATGCGCGCCCTGGCCAAGTCGCCGCGCGAGCGCCCGGCGTCGGCCGAGGCGCTCGGCAAGGAGGCGCGGCGGGTGCTGCGGGAGCTCGCGGCCGCGCCGCCCCCGCCGCCCGAGCCGGCGCGGGCCGCCGCGCCGCCGCGGGCCACGGCCGCGCCGGTCCGGACGGCTCCCAGACCTGCCGCGGGGGCGGCCACCGGCCGGACCGGAGGAAGAGGGGAAGGCGTCATGACGCTGCTCGCGACCATCTCGAGCCTGCCGGAGGTGAAGGGCGCCGTGCTCGGCACCTCGGCCGGCGCGTTCGTGGACACCGCCGGGGAGGCGGACGGGGAGGCGGTGGCGGCGGTGATGGGGTTCATGTGGACGGCGCTGAGCGAGGCCGGCGAGCAGCTCGGGCTCGGGGCGCTCGGCCGCATCTCGCTGTCGGGCGCCACCGGCGCCTGCGTGGCCACCGCCGAGCCGGACGGCACCGTGCTGTCCGCGCTGGTCGAGCCGGCCGGGTCGCTCGTCGCCGTCGAGAAGGTCCTCGACGACGCCCTCTCGCGGAACGGAGCGTGACATGGAGACGATCCTCCAGGGCCTGTTGGAGCTGCAGGGCGTGAGCGCGGCGCTGGTCCTCGACGCGGGGGGCCGGGTGACCGCCCACCGCGGCGGGGCCATGCACGACCGCGCGCTGTGCGAGCAGGTGAGCGGCAACCTGATGAAGGCCGTCGAGACCGTCCAGCTCCAGCAGGCGGACTGGGACGCGATCGGGGCGCAGTTCACCGACGGCCGGCTGCTCCTGCGCAACCTCGGGGAGGGCGTGGAGGGCGGGCACGTCCTCGCGGTCATCGCCGACGCGCGGCTCAACGCCTCCTTCGCGACCGTCGCGCTGCGCGTGGCGGCGAACAAGCTGCGCCGGGTGCTGGCGGGCGGGGCGCCGGCGTCGTCCGCCTCCTCGGCGGTGGCCTCGTCGGTCGCGGCGCCGCTCTCCGGCTCGCAGGTCTCGCCGGCCGACTCGAAGGTGCTCTCGAGCGCCACCGGGCTCAGCTGGTCGCGGTCGGGCTCCTCGAGCGCCGCCGTCTCGCGCGTGGCGGCCGCGGACCCCGCCTCGATGGCGTTCCTCACCCGCTGCTCCAAGGAGCTGGCGCGGCACGTGGGGCCGATCGCGAAGGTCTTCGTGCAGGAGGCGGTTCAGCGCGTCTGCCCGGAGGCGCCCTTCTCCCTGCCCCGCGCCGGCGCGCTGGTCGACGACCTGGCGAGCCAGGTCGAGGACCCCGACGACCGGTCGAAGTTCCGCGCCGCGCTCGCCAAGCGCTAGCCCGTCCTACCCCAGAGAGGATCGCCCATGTCCATCGCCCACGCCGTGAGGAGCAGCCTCGGCGCCAAGATGTCGCTGAAGCTGGCCGCGCTGCTGCTGGTGCTGACCACCGTGGCGGCGCTCGTCATCACCTTCCGCCAGACGCGGCAGCTGGAGGAGCTGACGCTGGAGAAGGCGCGCCTGGCCGCGGCGCTCGGCGCCCGCCAGTACGGCGAGGTCCTGGAGGCCGCCGTCGACGACGGGACGCTCACCGTCAGCGACGCGTTCGACCGGAACTACGTCGAGATCAAGGGGTACGACTGGGGGCAGCACCGCAAGTACCACACCCGCTACGACGCGGTGCTCGACCGCGCGGTGCTCGTGTTCCAGGACCGCATGCTCGACCAGGACGACTTCGTGTTCGCGATCGGCGTGGACGAGAACGGCTACCTCCCGGTCCACAACAGCCGGTTCCAGCGCCCGATCACCGGCGACCCGGAGAAGGACCTGGCGGGCAACCGGTCGAAGCGCATCTTCGACGACCCGGTCGGCCTGGCGGCGGCGCGCAACCTCGAGCCGACCCTGGTGCAGGTCTACCGGCGCGACACCGGCGAGACGATGTGGGACGTCTCGGCGCCGGTCCTGGTGAAGGGGAAGCACTGGGGCGCCTTCCGCGTGGCGGTGTCGATGGCCCGCATCGCCGCCCGCCAGCGCGAGCTGTTCTTCACGCTGCTGGCCGGCTTCGCCCTGTTCGCCGTGGTCACCAGCGGCGCCATGTACCTCCTCGTCGGGCAGGCCATGAAGCCGGTCGTCGCGCTCACCGCGACCGCCGACCAGATCAGCCTGGGCGAGGAGCTCGACACGCCCATCAAGTCCGACGCCGTCGACGAGATCGGGCAGCTCACGAAGACCATCGACCGGCTCCGCGTCAGCATGAAGGGCGCGATGAGCCGCCTCGGGCAGTGAAAGGAGCGACGTCATGAAGACCACGATCCGCGGGTACGCCCTCCTGCTGCTCCTCGCCGCCGGCGCCGCGCTCCCCGGGCCGGCCGCCGCGCAGGCGCGGCCGGGCACCTCGGCCGAGCTCCTGACCGCGCAGGACCGGGAGATGCTGGCGCTGGCGAACGAGTTCGCGCGCCGCTGCGGCGAGGTGCTCGAGCGGTGGATCGCGAAGGGCGAGGTGAGCGAGGAGCGGCTCTTCGCCTCGCTCTACTACCCGATCCCGAAGACCGACCCGCCCAAGTTCAGCACCGACTGGGACAAGCTGTCGGACCGCGACGTCCTCCCCATCGAGGAGGCGATCCTCGCCCGGTCGCCGGCCATCTTCTTCACGGTCATGGTCGACCGCCACGGCTACCTGCCCACCCACGACCAGCGCTACTCGCTGCCGCTCACCGGCAACCCGGCGAGCGACCTCGTCAACAACCGGACCAAGCGCATCTTCAACGACCGCACCGGGCTCGCGGCCGCCCGCAACGAGGCGCCCTTCCTCGTCCAGCGCTACCAGCGCGACACCGGCGAGTCGATGGTGGACCTCTCGGTGCCGCTCAACCTCCGCGGCCGCCACTGGGGCGCGGTGCGGATCGGCTACCGGTCGGTGGACGGGCGCTGAGGTCAGGCGGTCTTCGGCACCGCGCTCACCGCCGGCGGCTGGAGCTGCGCGCCGGGCAGGCCCAGCCGCTTCATCTCGGCGCGCGCGTCGTACGCCGCATACTTGTACGCCTCGCCCAGCGTCGGGTAGTTGAACACCGCCTGGGTGAAGTAGTGGATGGTGCCGCCGAGCGCCATCACCGCGCTGCCGAGGTGCACCAGCTCCGAGGCGTGCGGGCCGATGCAGTGCACCCCGAGCAGCTCGCCGTCCTGCGGCGAGGCGACGAGCTTCAGGAACCCCACCGCCTCGCCGATGAGGTTGGCGCGGGCGTTCTCGGTGAGCGGCGTCTTGCCCACCACGTAGGGGATGCCCTTCTGCTTGAGCGCCTCCTCGGTGGCGCCCACCGACGACACCTCGGGGATGGTGTAGATGCCCACCGGCAGGAGCTCGGCCACCTTCTGCTGGTACTTCTTCCCCAGCGCGTGGGTCATCGCGACGCGCCCCTGCTCCATGGAGGTGGAGGCGAGGCCCGGGAAGCCGATGAGGTCGCCCGCCGCGTAGATGTGCGGCACCTTCGTCCGGTAGTGCTCGTCCACCTCGAGGTAGCCCTTGTCGGTGGCGGAGAGCCCGGCCGCGGCCAGGTCGAGCGACTCGACGTTGCCTTGCCGCCCGGCCGCCACCAGCACCTTCTCGGCCACCAGCCGCGAGCCGTCCGAGAGCGTGACGAGCACGTCGCGGTCGCCCACCTCGAGCCGCTGGGCGCGGCGCTCCTGGTGCATGTCGATGCCTGCCAGCGCGAACAGGTCCTGCATGGCGATCGACAGCTCGGCGTCGAGCCAGGGCAGGAGGCGCGGCTTCGAGTCGATGATGGAGACGTGGACGCCCAGCGCCGCGAACATCGAGGCGTACTCGCAGCCCGCCACGCCGCCGCCCAGGATGGCGAGCGAGCGCGGGACGGTGTCGAGCATCAGGATCGAGTCCGAGTCGTAGACGTGCTGGTGGTCGAACGTGTACTGCGGCGGGTGCGAGGGCCGGGTGCCGGTGGCGAGCAGCACCACCTCGGCCTGGATGTCCTGGAAGCTGCCGTCGGCCAGCGTGATGCGGACGGTGTGCGCGTCGGCGAAGCTCGCCACCCCGCGGAACTGCTCCACCCCGGCGGCGTTGAGCCGGTTGCGGATGCGCGAGTGCTCGCGGGCGGTGACGAGCCCGCGGCGGCCCATGAGCTCGGGGATGGTCACCGTCTCGGAGACGCTGAACTCGATGCCGTGCGCGTCGCGCGACCGCGCCTGCTGGATGGCGAGGGCCGTCTCGCGCAGGGCCTTGGAGGGGATGGTGCCGGTGTTGGCGGAGGCGCCGCCGGGCACCGCCTCCTTCTCGATCAGGGCGACCTTCTTCCCGTAGGAGGCCGCCTGCACGGCGCCGTGCTCGCCGGCCGGGCCCGATCCGATGACGACCACGTCGTAGTGGAGCATGCGCCGCTTATAATGTGTTTTTCCCCGCTGGACGATATTCTGCGCGACCCGTGAAGAACGCCCCCCACAACCCCGTCCTCGACGCCCTCCAGAAGAACCTCATGGTGGCGCTCGACGAGCGCAAGCAGGCGCTCCGGGCGCAGGGGAAGCGCCTCTTCGACTTCGGGCTCGGTGACCCGAAGGAGCCGACGCCGCCCTTCCTGCGCGAGGCGCTCCGCGCCGCGGTGCCCGAGGTGTCGCAGTACCCGAGCGCCGCCGGCACGCCCGCGCTGCGCCGCGCCTGCGCCGGCTGGGTCCGCCGCCGCTTCGGGGTGGAGCTCGACCCGGACCGCCAGATCGTGCCCGCCACCGGCGCCAAGGAGACCATCTTCCACCTGCCGCTCGCCTTCGCCGGCGGCGACCCGCGCCGGACGAAGGTCGTCATGCCCGACCCCGGCTACCCCACCTACGAGGTGGGCGCGCGCTTCGCCGGGCTCGAGCCGCTCAAGGTGCCGCTCACCCGCGAGAACCGCTTCCTCGTCGAGCCCGCGGCGCTCGGCCCCGAGGTCCTCTCGCGCACGCTCGTCTTCTGGGTCAGCTACCCGCACAACCCCACCGGCGCGCTCGCGCCGCGCGACTACCTGGAGCGGGTGGGGCGGGCGGCGCTCGAGCACGGCTTCATCGTCGCCTCGGACGAGTGCTACGCCGACCTCTACTTCGGCGCGCCGCCGCCCTCGATGCTCGAGGTGCAGGTGGAGAACGTGGTCGCGATCCACTCGCTCTCCAAGCGGAGCGGCATGACCGGCTACCGCTCCGGCTTCACGGCCGGCGACGCCGACCTGGTCGCCATCCTGAAGCGCGCCCGCTCGCACCCGGGCGTGGCCTCCCCCGACTTCGTGAACGCCGCCGCCTCCGCCGCCTGGGCCGACGACGCGCACCCCGCCGAGCGGCGCGAGATCTTCCGCCAGAAGCGCGACCGCTTCCTGGCCTTCTTCCGCGAGCACGGGCTCGCCTGCGACGGCTCGGAGGCGACGCTCTACCTGTGGGTGCGGGTCCCGGCCGGCCACTCCGCGGCCTCCTACGCGGCGGCGCTGCTGGAGGAGGGGATCGTGGTCGCGCCCGGCACCGCCTTCGGGGCCGGGGAGGGGTACGTGCGGGTGGCGCTGGTGCCGGCGCTCGCGGAGTGCGACGAGGCCATCGCGGCCTGGCGAAAGGTGAGGACATGAACGACTTCTCGCAGCTCCAGCAGCGCGTCGCGGCGGCCTTCGCCGACCGCGCGCTCTTGTCCCAGGCGGCCACGCGCGAGGCGGTGCTGGCCGCCGTGGAGGCGCTCGACCGCGGGCAGATCCGCGTGGCCGAGAAGAAGGACGGTCAGTGGGTCGTGAACGCCTGGGTGATGCAGGCGGTGAACCTCTACTTCGGCGTCACCGGCATGGAGGTGAGCGAGGCCGGCCCCTTCGAGTGGCGCGACAAGATCCCGCTCAAGCAGGGGCTCGAGGCCGCCGGCGTCCGCTCGGTGCCGGGCGCGGTGGCGCGCTACGGCAGCTACGTGTCGCCCGGCGCGGTGCTCATG containing:
- a CDS encoding MFS transporter; amino-acid sequence: MTDAPTPASPGRGYRWLVLLACSGAMFGNYYVFDALYPVTPLLEQAFGFTGEQVGLLDTSYNVAALLTLIAGGVLVDRLGTARSAVLFGAVGAAGSALIAFLPALAPGHAALGMMAGRFVLGVGSECFIVAATTVVGRWFKGREISFALALQLLIARLGSYAADWSPNLRALFTSWQPPLLLAAALGGVWLALAIVYAALELHAARRYGTARAGATDKLVLADLVRFDRAYWWVVGLCVAFYATIFPFRTFANLFLTDYHGVSNETAGSLKSVLPLLSMIGMPIFGFVADRIGKRALLMAVGSALLVPPFLLMAYTHLPLQLSMALLGLAFALVPAVLWPAVTYLVPDARLGSAYALMTFCQQVGWAAMSWGLGRVKDAGGASAAHPAGWLPVMWMLAALACAGFAFSFLLWRSERGGRGHGLERAQVRPEAA
- a CDS encoding HEAT repeat domain-containing protein, with protein sequence MSGSPEELLRSALEKVIFFECRVASLEHELESARAAAARARDEAGAARRREGELEAQLAQLKGAQAAGAAQSGELAERVRLLEAERERFLSGMVESARVAGAPAGEDDDAGSASELAGFIAELRAEIEALRAWKREAEARGYAPGEAASADSNATATSTSTSTSTSTSTANANANANAAPRTGQPSPAGAGAGRGAVALPAMATAFEQSGRITVSAADARALPRFSTRSERALYESCLDDLGSREPGTRRRAADGLRALGSRGAAPLVAAALGREADAEVKASLLAALGALAEASASDLAVRELADPRPAVRAAALDAVSALAGPQAVPALSGALADASPLVRRRAVVLLGFARGEPADDALAGALADRDAGVARAAASALAGRPSARAQGALARALEHREPAVRRAAALATGRWSGEAVDPAAPEAERRRAARRISEKLLEVDGEALRSAVTKVAAAVAHAPRPAPPVGEREPILAAPAARRGPRAPSASPAQGEPRVPARAPSQGEGVRHALAAAAAMKSAVAVAAPEERAPLAAAALAEVRAALRGRTAEELSAALGAERLTIESTLRALVTQGRLVARGPRFFMS
- a CDS encoding ParA family protein encodes the protein MENIRYSQKRLAEILGVPAKQVAEALGKRDGYGPAELADARQKLRRVPAPRARRVQLFLNFKGGTGKTSLSSSYAYRLAERGHRVLMIDLDSQGHATKCLGKEGASFPRTLHDVLIRKAPVDEVTIATGMPGLSLVPSNLAMSTIDLALMPLAGREFRLRKALEEVQAKYDFVVMDAPPSFGLLNLNALMAADDLVIPVLADFLSYDGLRLLFETVQGLEDDLSHQLEHIFIVVNAFNQTFKIAREALGALREHYADYVLESVVRQCTKFAQASSEGCPIFAFDAESKGATDLEAVLDEIQARVSATAKAGAAGASR
- a CDS encoding DUF4388 domain-containing protein, yielding MSRAPLFEGLTEVRGTLGADLRGQLTAPITGDAGLTREHAGAMAIALAELGALGETAGLGQLELVVAGAPTRQLVAAPRAGAFLMVAVDPAKPTSRVEKALRDGSPAPASGPASSAPPPLPVAPAQRDPWAALRLALARGQLAEAAACQRDLGQAPPGAGAEPLEPAERERALATLLDAVATAQAGDVVGCARKLQDLARPAQANLSLRWAAHHWTGRAALQGGSLDAARTHAKEALTLSRQLDGAAKAVSQWFAGELLSRSADASQGLRWLAEARAAFARLGEGWAVARTWLAEARIHAAGHDEASAAGAARRALEADATFEEPALFLARRALARGDLAAAELELPPQGSVAAGCARALLDVVRAGQVTQAEVTELVHQEELPPSAATLHALERLANAAPTFAQARAALGWALLRRGKYAEASVVLRVLLGQQLAPAVRASVEAALACATRALPAPEGVPVLARSAPATPAPAPTPRPGAVFSGQLSVFALPDLLEFLRAGKRTGLLTFSGAAGLGSLRFNAGRITGASSPAAPGLGQLLVQERKVTPLTLRAAASAQDDSDEALGARLVRDGAVPVAAVEDALRRGVELAVRELVGWKEGEFAFEETAPAPPARPGVELDPQGVLLNIFKELDESSRPAAARQP